TCATTAGTGGTagcttatgtaaataaaataagaacaccACACCTGACAACTTGGTATGCAAAAGGTGGCATTTCAGATCAGTGATAGGATGCATTTACTCAATTATTCCTGTCGCAACAGCAGAACATCCACTTGGAAGATTAACAATGTTGGAGCACATCATCACATATGATACCAAGTTTAAAGGGATTGTAGGTACAAGAATAAAATATGCATGATCGACACTGGTCATATGATATGAGAAGAATTTTTCTAGGCACAAAACCAAAGgctgaaaacacagaaagaaaattctgtaTGGCTGCAGcaaaatttaatacatatatattgcaaTGAAGTACCGTGAACTAAGTTGTGTAAACAAAACAATTACTGGACAGGGAGAATATTTGCAgcatatatggaaaataaaagttaattttttgaatatatttaaaagcacTTACAagttagtaaaaaataaatacgCCATATGGAAAATAAGGGCAGGTTAGGACattggaagaaaaaaggagagtggCCATttgattcataaaaataaattcaaattaacaCAATGAAATCTAGCTTTCCATGGGTCAGACTGGCAGAGATAAACAATAGTGAAGACACAGATGGGCTGTCCAGCATTCATAGCTGCGGACGTATCCACACAGTGCTGGCAACAGTTGAAGTCTGTGTGATATTCCTGGAGAAAAGTTTCACAAACAAATCGTGACCATTATAAGGATTGTTACCACTTAgaccagcaatcccatttctaaAAATTCATCTTAAATACTTAAGGTACGTACCAGGGTTTGTCTTCAAAGATGTTCGCATCATCCAAGCTTGAAATTGTGTAAACCTGGCAACAGCATAGCATAGACGTCTCCTAAAATAAGAACTAGATTGAgcaaattttgatattttcatatgATAAAACACTTGCAATCATTAACTAGTTTTTAatgtatatgataaaaataaaaaggaattcatCATATACTTCTGAGTAGAGGAATTATAAACTGTTGTGTTTTGTattatccctttttaaaataaaaatattattcatcagACCATGTCTAGCAGGGcatatatgaagaaaaagcaagagtAGGTGAAGGGAATGGAGGTGACTTatcttaattttctgtttttatactgATTTTTCCATTGCTAGTTCATGTATTACTTGCGTAATGAAAGTTATACAGGTAATAATAtggcagaaataataataatagcctcCAGGCAGTGAGCCtgacttttgtgtgtgtgggcaTTTCTGCTGTAAGCTACGTTCATTCTCACTTGAGGGCACTTAGGGTTAATGCTCCACCACCCAATGGGCAGCATCATGGCCTAAGGACACCCCCTTGCCAGCCTCCAGATCCCCTGGTACCAAGCTGCGGGCCATGGTGTGCAGCAACACCTGAGCATCTCCCAGGGTGGGTGGCAGGGTGGCAGCCTCTGTGTAAGAGCACACATGCCTCACAGTGTTTCTGATTCCACTTTAAtgccaaatattttcctttcaagaTGATCAAATAACGTTTGTTCACCTGTAGATCATGTAACCGTTCATACTGTTTTCATGACACTTTATTTCATTCAGTTTAGAGATCACAAGATTTATGGAAGACACACCAACTCCAATCACACATCAGCCATGATGTTTACAACTCACCTGAGTCTCAGTTCCAGCATCTAAAAAGTGATAAACAGCGTTATCATGAGTGTTAAGATATTTAGTTGAGCATCAGATACATGATCCCTCCGTCAACGCTCACAAGGATTTTCTTAGGACTTCTTTAATGGAAAATCACAGGAATGTGGGGAGGCAGACAGGAGAGTGTCCTTGCTGTACAGACATGGAAAGGGGGCTCAGACAAATTGCTCCAAGTCACAGAACAAACACGGAAGCTGGTGTCGTATGATCATACTAGCCGAGACCTAGATCCACTGTTTCCCAAAAGCTGTGTTACAAATTCAAAGTAGAAAATCAAACTATGtgaataggaagaaaataaatgcccATTTCCAGATTTTTGTGTGCGCTGGATTGGAAAAATGTCATCAAGCAGTGGGTTTCTTCCATCCTCCAAACACAGACTGTAGGGTAGGTTTTCTTACAACTGGAAAGGAATCAAAAAAGGACCATTTGATATTTGCATTCATAATATGAAGGGGCGGCCAAGTCATGAGTCAGTGGCACCATTCCAAGTGAAACAGAAAAGGCTGCAACATAGCAGCAATTCTGGCCAAGAAATTCAGAGTCAGCCCTGTGGGAAGGCAGCTAGGCTCCTCCTCTGGCCCGGCACACATCCTAAAAGACTAACACAGTTATCTGAATTTAGGTTACTTCTGCTTATGTCCACTCTTTCCCTGGTTTTCTTTGTTCCCATCTGATCACCagcactgataaaaaaaaaataccttgtgcAATTTAAGTGGTAAATTCTCCTAGGAAAAGAGTTCACTGTTCATCTTTGTATTTATCACTGTTCTTAGGCAACTGTTGGCGTCCCTCTTCAAAATGTAGAATGAATGCATAACTAGTTCATTTTGAGTGGATTAATCCAGTGCCAGTTGCTTCATGAAATGCATTAACCTATgtgttttcatgtgtcttttctcTTATAGAAAGCAGAGATTGCTATTGCCCCTCTGACAATCACTTTGGTCCGAGAGGAGGTCATTGACTTCTCTAAGCCCTTCATGAGCTTGGGCATCTCTATAATGATCAAAAAGCCTCAGAAATCTAAACCAGGAGTGTTTTCCTTCTTGGATCCTCTGGCCTATGAGATTTGGATGTGCATAGTCTTTGCCTACATTGGTGTCAGCGTGGTCTTATTCCTAGTTAGCAGGTTTAGTCCATATGAGTGGCATACAGAAGAGCCagaggatggaaaggaaggaCCCAGCGACCAGCCTCCCAATGAGTTTGGCATCTTTAACAGCCTCTGGTTTTCCCTGGGTGCCTTTATGCAGCAAGGATGTGACATTTCACCCAGGTTAGTTTGAAAACCCTTCCCTTCTTCACCAACTCCCCAATAATTCTCAGTATTGTATGGAATATCTCTCTACACATTCTTTTCCTGGAGGCAGAGCATTAAtttgaaacacagaaaaaaaacttGCAATTCCCAAATTAGTCTAAAGTACATTCATAGCCAGTTTTTCCAAGTTAGCACCAAAGGTGGACACATCCCAAGGATGAACTTTCCTAATGGAAAAGTATGCAACTGCTCAGAACTCTCAAAGATAAGTTAGTATTAATATTTCCTTCAATGGTCTGGCAGATAGAAATGAGCATCTAAATTGTCAGactaagaatttattttcattttgcctccttttcaaaatcaaaagtttttgttattgttgctgttgctcatcttttaaaaattaattttgacctTGATTTACATCCCATGTATGTCACGGGAGATTTCTGCCACAGACTTAACCTGACACCTGAGTTGGTGGAGCAAGTACCAGATAGACATTTTCTGTGTAACAAAACATGAATAAACCAAGCTGTGGGCAGTTAGCAATCTCAGTTCTGTGTCAGTTTAATAGACATATTTTTCAATATCTGTGGAGTCATGGCTTGCTTCCTTTGGATGCCACTAAGACATTTTTTAAGAGTGGTAAATCCAGTGCCAAcggattttagttattttttagttATGTTTGCCAAAAATGTAGCCAATGTCCTATTGCAGGAAAAACATCAAACTTCtcccacagaaaaaaataaccacaagTAGGAGAAGCTACGGACTGAACTTAAATATCAGTGACTTATATTAGTATCACAAATATACAGATGTTTTAAGGAAGTGTATGCTTTCTCAAAAGGAGATATTTTAGGCAAAATGCAGTCTATGTTCCTTAAGACCcaggaaaaatgataaatgtgtTTAAATTCTAATAACCTAGGAATCTGAGTCAGTGACTCtgaatcaatgaaatgaaaagaaagcaaagcaagtcTCATAATGGTTTTGAAAACCAGGATTAAGCAAATGCTAAGTTAAACCCAACAggtaccaaaaaacaaacaaacaaaaaaaaaccagcagGTGTCACTTATATAATAATGTTTAAGAAGGGAGAATTTTAAAGTTAGAAATgtcatgaaaaatatgaattttttcttacattaaaaaaaatgtttaaaaacaatctGTTCCAGgaattttaaatagtttgatGGTCCCAGTGAGTGGCATCAATTGTGAAAATgacctggatttttttcttcattccacCCTCACTTTCCCCGTGCATCTACATCACCCACACACCCCTGATACCAGGGAAAGGATGGGGGGGAGAACTTTTCTCTTTTGAGATTTGGCATCCATTTTTAATGCTGTCATGCTGTACATTGACAAGTCACATGCTCTGGTCTCATGTTGGCAGCAGCAGAGAGAACATTCTTGGAGCATTAGGTAAAGATGCATTAGGAGATAGCTTCTCCTCCACTCAGATCagaaatgaaatatcaaaaaacaaaacaatcctcaGCGGAGGTCACTCTGAGACCAGTGTATGCCCTCCTCTGGTCCAGCCCCATGTGGGCACATGTCCCACCTGCCCTGGCAGGGCTCTATCCAAAGGCAGGCCCAGGTTCTTTCAGAAGGGCATCCACCAGCTCCTGTGAAATCTGAGACCGTTCCCATTGCTAACACGTACTGCTATTTCACATaccacaaagagagaaaggatgcTGCTGGTGCAACCACACAGCTGTGTTTTATCCTATCACCCATAGTCTGCACCCTAATTGCAGAGATGCTAAACTGTGGAGGGGGAGGATATCGAGGAATTTAAGTAAGGGTTCCCTTTCTACCTCTGAAGCAAAGGCATGACGTTCCACATTCCTGTtgataaacaataaaaaggaaaccttttctatattttcagtgGCATTCATATATTCGATATGGCATAAAAGGCATCAGGTGATTCAGAAAGTCTAGAATCATTCTGGAGTGGACtgccagaaaacaaaatgataattgCCATTGTGATTTTAAACATAACATGTGAAtttatgatatttcttttctttctctatgttggttagagaaaggaaaatgtgcaTTACCTTATCCATGTTTAGATCCCTCTCAGGTCGAATTGTTGGAGGTGTTTGGTGGTTCTTTACACTCATCATTATATCATCTTATACCGCTAACCTCGCCGCTTTCCTGACGGTTGAGCGAATGGTCTCCCCCATAGAAAGTGCGGAAGACCTGgccaaacaaacagaaattgCCTATGGAACACTGGATTCAGGGTCAACCAAAGAATTCTTCAGAGTAAGTTAAGGGAAAAACTAACCATGAAATGTTCATGATTTTGAAATTCAGGCAGTTGTTGCCAACAGCTAGCTATTTGCAGGTTTTGCAAATATAAcagtaattctgtgtttaatgcTAATACTTCTACTTGGATTTTATAATCACTTTGGTTTGCAAAAgctaatttgtttattcacattGCAAGAGAGACCCAAGGAAAAGTAACAACAGAAAGGTAATTCACACAATGTTATTAATGTAACTTATCCAAAAGATTCCAGTGTTGATAATGCTATGATACTGCCTCTGAGAGGATTATAATTTATGTATCCTTTGGTGTTAAGagcataaaaatgaaagcaaggttgttttgttttgttttgtcttaagaatacatttaatttGGTGCATTTGAAACCAAAACCTTAAGTGAAGCTCATATTTCCTCATATGAGGTATAGTCTATAATCTATTCTGTAACAACGGACTTCAAAGTAATGTAACAAAAGATGGTAACAGAACTCTTAGGCTCTGGACACCTTCTAAGGTATGGTGTATGCTGcttgtctctgcttttctgcatAAAATTGTTCAAACTGACATAATTTCACATGTGGATGTGACCCCTTTCTTTGGCTCCCTATCGGGATGGCAGGTATTTGGGTTTTAcgtttgtttgtttctggtttttttagTTGTGTATTTTATTAGGAGGATGAATGTTTGATCAATGAAACTCCTTTACTCTGCTTCTACTGAAATCCGGAGACACGCACTTGATAATGTCTGGTCAGAGATAAGGATTCATTTTGTGACTTTAAAACCaaagcactaaaaaaataaataaataaaaacaaataaataaatagataaataaataaataaataataaaaccaaagcaCTAAAAGGTAGCCAGAGTaacattttcacaaatatttacctAAGTAATAATGAGGGCATTTTACGTTTAATCTCAGTTAATCTAGGTATTTAATAATTTAGAAGTCAAGAATATTTCCCGATTGTCTAAGCTTTCATGTAAAAATAATGACAGCCCTTTGAAGTAAGTGCATGCTTATGTATACAGTACTTGGAGATTACAttgtcattttaaatgtatatgctTATCACTTTCTCACTCAgcttggaaattaaaaacaacaaaacatcctactttttaaactttcatcTACTTGAAGTTCagtaagagatttttcttttttaaaaaagtatccttaaaaaaaaaaaataaaaaaaaataaaaataaaaaaaaataaaaaataaaaaagtatcctTATATACTACATAATACTATATTAAGAACAAATCACTCAAAAATTCTGTCAAACCCATCACTGGACATTGTTTACAAAATAAACCAGGCAGTGAACAATGTCCTTGTCAACAATTTAGAGCATTGCTAGTAGATATAATGAAACATTTACAATAATTATGAAGTATTTGCAGATTTTTCTAAAACTGTAAAGAATGCTCATGACAATACATTTTATTAACAATATTCTGTGGATAAACTTAACtgaccaaattttttttttcaaatttttaacacTTACTGAGTGCATCCCAGTCTTTAAAGCTTCCTGATAGAAACGTTCACATTTTAGCATAATTTCAGTTCCTTGCTGGAAATCTGTAAATCTGTAACTGCTTCCACCAAAAAGTAAGTAGGTAAAATTCAGTAACTTTGCCTAGAAACCATTGGAGGTATGCATCAAAATGGAATACAAGTTTGTGCTATCACTTGCATTTTACCAACAAATGACAACTGATTTTCATGTAAATAAGGCAAATATTTGCAGGTTCATCATTCTGCCTTGAGtgataaagggagaaagaaatgtcaTGTTGAATTCCCTGAAAAAAATGTCAGCAATAACTCACCATAAAGCTCTTTGGCATCAAGcatgctgaaaatatttatttctaatctttatagagcttttaaaaattgttccaaATTCTAAAAACTGGTGAGGTAGATAAGAGACTATATTGATAAGAAATACAGGAATAAGGAAAGCCGGCTTGCTGGATTTGCAGAGCCTTTCAGAGAGGCTGTGCCGGTCACCAGTGCCTCTCTCCTCTCGCTCCCACCCAACTCcagttttaaaattgaaagattttttaTAAGGCATTTATTGTTGCAGAACGGTCTGAACCCTAATGggacaggaaaataattttccctggCAGCACACTTTCAGAATGCATAAACTTGGGTTCTCTGATAGAAATCTAATTCATTTCCTACCCTATGTTCCCCGTCCTCTCCCACAGATGATGACCTGGTTTAAATAAACCATTTTGTCTGACGGGTTGAGGAAACAGAATGTGAAGGGTATTTTTGTACTTGTCAAAATGTTTTCTCGTAGGAACACAGTAATGGTACATCTATCAGCTCCGCTAAACTGCCTCAGGCAGTGACCTATATCTCAGGGCTTCAAAAAATGTTTGCAGTCACAATCAACTAGAGAAAGAATTAGGCTaagggggtgctgggggggggggctacaTCCAAATTCAACCGTTTCCTTGGTTTGGCCCCATTATGAAACTTGGTATGTTTTGTGTTCTGTGTATCTTGTTAAGCATAAACACAGAGGCATTTAAGGAAAGTCTGTACCTGTCACTTAACGGCAGCCTTGCTGGTGCTTCAGCATTATTACACACCTGATGTGTGCACACCGATTTTCATTGCAGTTCAGATGTGGCTGTTTCAGTATAAACAGGAATGCATAAATGAGGTGATTACTATCTCAGAGCTTATAAGATTATCAAATATTGTGCACATCAGCCTTGCTGCATAAGCTGCCGGAAGCAGAAAATAATTCACCTGgcaacaatgtaaatattaactATAGTGCATGACATTTGTacatattttccattaaaaacagGAAAGGCAGGATActtaatttttgagaaattttaaggACAGCACATTTTAAAACTCCAAGAATTAttctaagtaataaaataatgcttGAAATCATAAGCTTCCTCTGCATTGAACTTcacaataaatacagaaatctgagatttttctaatcttaaaaaaaaataatgactttgtATTATCTCTGCCAATTACCTTGAGCATATACACTCCCCCAAACCTGATCCTTAAAAAGACATTACAGTTGGAGGTTTTGGGACTGGAAATCCCATTATCACTGTATTCATGAGTTTGCTGGATCTGCAGAAAATTTTCCTTTCAGCCTGTCTCATCAAATTTATAAAGGTGTGCTTGCCCTCACTCCTTAGTATACACCTCCTGTGGTCACAAATACAGTGCAGGGATATGATTTCTAGTGTTCCCTTTCTGAAtgccccaggcaccccttccccaTGAGGATGCGACCTTATTTACGCCATTCACCCTTGAAATCAGAATCAGGATTCCTAAACCTTCACAGAGTGACAAaacagtgtgatttttttcccctaaaagagTCGCTTTCATTATTCCCCTATTTTTCCACCGGGAAGctgcatttttataatttccttcataCAGAAGGCTTGCTAAGTGTGGCACAACTATGCTACGGATTCCTCTTTCTTCTAGACTTTAAAGGAATTAACGTAACTTCTTTTGCACTTACGGCATATATGATTCAATATACTTAAACAAATGCCACAGTAATTTCCCTCACATTAGTATTATGCAAATGGACTTCTAAAAGATATCTGCGGCCTAAagatactttattcttttaaaaaggaatcattAGCTTTAAGGTTTCATTGCATTCTATAATTAAATTATCTGCATAATTACCAAGCCCTAAACATACTCTTTTTCTACTCTGCTGTGTTAGTTTTATTTAGCGGTTCTGATCCCTTTCAGTAAGATGCTGAACAGTAACTAGAAGATTGCCAGGTAATTAGCTGGACTctcatattcttaaaaattttcaaagaaaattttcaatCAAAATAATACCCAGGTTTTACTTCTTCTGTTTTCAATGTAGTACACCGGACGAAATAACCAGTGTATGTGGACCTCTGTACCCTTCTAAGTGAACCTCTCAAGTCAAGTTATCAATGCATTTAAAGAGTGATTATACACTGAAAGGATGTTATTTACCAACATTTCTCTAAATGGAAATAATCAGAATAAATGTTTAAGGACTTCTGTATCATCTGGTGATCCAGAAAGTTTATGGTTTTTCAGAGATTGAAACTTGTTATAAAATGGCAGAGttagggatcctgggtggctcaatggtttagcacctgccttcggcccagggcgtgatcctggagtcccgggatcgagtcccacatcgggctccctgcatggagcctgcttctccctctgcctgtgtctctgcctctcctctctctctctctctcatgaataaataaattttaaaaaatatttttaaaaaacggcAGAGTTACTTCTCTGGAAGAGAACTCTATTATTAAAGATGGAATGATTGGGGCCAGGAACCACAGGCTCCCTAATGGATCCCAAGGATGAGGGGTCTGGATCCAGATACTTCTCTGTCCAAGACCCACATAGAACCTTTGCAATTACATTTAGTGTTGGCACGCAGTTTCC
The sequence above is a segment of the Canis lupus familiaris isolate Mischka breed German Shepherd unplaced genomic scaffold, alternate assembly UU_Cfam_GSD_1.0 chrUn_S269H429, whole genome shotgun sequence genome. Coding sequences within it:
- the LOC119879095 gene encoding LOW QUALITY PROTEIN: glutamate receptor 4-like (The sequence of the model RefSeq protein was modified relative to this genomic sequence to represent the inferred CDS: inserted 1 base in 1 codon) — protein: MKVIQKAEIAIAPLTITLVREEVIDFSKPFMSLGISIMIKKPQKSKPGVFSFLDPLAYEIWMCIVFAYIGVSVVLFLVSRFSPYEWHTEEPEDGKEGPSDQPPNEFGIFNSLWFSLGAFMQQGCDISPRSLSGRIVGGVWWFFTLIIISSYTANLAAFLTVERMVSPIESAEDLAKQTEIAYGTLDSGSTKEFFRRSKIAVYEKMWTYMRSAEPSVFTRTTAEGVARVRKSKGKFAFLLESTMNEYIEQRKPCDTMKXGGNLDSKGYGVATPKAPH